One part of the Arabidopsis thaliana chromosome 4, partial sequence genome encodes these proteins:
- a CDS encoding oxysterol-binding 4B-like protein (BEST Arabidopsis thaliana protein match is: OSBP(oxysterol binding protein)-related protein 4B (TAIR:AT4G25850.2); Has 35333 Blast hits to 34131 proteins in 2444 species: Archae - 798; Bacteria - 22429; Metazoa - 974; Fungi - 991; Plants - 531; Viruses - 0; Other Eukaryotes - 9610 (source: NCBI BLink).), giving the protein MKKDTCKEGSSISRNSSVGYYDERMPEGVPFEWEMQPGTPINTQPREVVPPLSPPPAMLSLGLPKPSISIEEPKNFVFPTKLKLRNWKHLHCKRYFSRLTNKMVLSSICLYPDKRYMWKK; this is encoded by the coding sequence ATGAAGAAGGATACATGCAAGGAAGGATCATCAATCTCGAGAAACTCATCGGTGGGATACTATGATGAACGGATGCCAGAGGGTGTTCCGTTCGAGTGGGAGATGCAGCCAGGGACTCCCATTAATACTCAACCACGGGAGGTTGTTCCTCCATTAAGTCCTCCTCCAGCTATGCTCAGCCTCGGCCTCCCCAAGCCATCCATCTCCATCGAAGAGCCAAAGAACTTTGTGTTTCCAACGAAGCTGAAGCTGCGGAATTGGAAACATCTTCATTGCAAGAGATATTTTTCTAGATTGACTAACAAAATGGTTTTGTCTTCAATTTGTTTGTACCCTGATAAACGCTACATGTggaaaaaatga
- the ORP4B gene encoding OSBP(oxysterol binding protein)-related protein 4B (OSBP(oxysterol binding protein)-related protein 4B (ORP4B); FUNCTIONS IN: oxysterol binding; INVOLVED IN: steroid metabolic process; LOCATED IN: cellular_component unknown; CONTAINS InterPro DOMAIN/s: Oxysterol-binding protein (InterPro:IPR000648); BEST Arabidopsis thaliana protein match is: OSBP(oxysterol binding protein)-related protein 4A (TAIR:AT4G25860.1).) codes for MKKDTCKEGSSISRNSSVGYYDERMPEGVPFEWEMQPGTPINTQPREVVPPLSPPPAMLSLGLPKPSISIEEPKNFVFPTKLKLRNWKHLHCKRYFSRLTNKMAEEEMRKHLVLAKPFSLEDEKDSEHTASNVIRKILSLFKTVRPGSDLTNFQLPPQLNLPRSQLQCYGEMVYSFVGQDLLGECSRRDLPIERLKSVVTWNISTLRPVVFGMSPYNSVLGETHHVSNGHINVIAEQVVHHPPVSALHATHEQENIDVTWCQYFTPKFRGTHVDVEVKGKRVMKLLNHIETYEMDQPRLIMRFLPAPGAYWAGKVKIKCPETDLEAELHLISDSFIERFRGNNNRSIKGKIFESSSGNQLYNIFGHWDRTVMAKNIKTGELEVIYNAKENITGLKPPTVKNLEEVTESESTMVWSEVSEGILKKDWERAREAKIVVEEKQRASLKQREASGESWVPKHFLVVKDGKDWDCSPLQPTVPPAPLVIT; via the exons ATGAAGAAGGATACATGCAAGGAAGGATCATCAATCTCGAGAAACTCATCGGTGGGATACTATGATGAACGGATGCCAGAGGGTGTTCCGTTCGAGTGGGAGATGCAGCCAGGGACTCCCATTAATACTCAACCACGGGAGGTTGTTCCTCCATTAAGTCCTCCTCCAGCTATGCTCAGCCTCGGCCTCCCCAAGCCATCCATCTCCATCGAAGAGCCAAAGAACTTTGTGTTTCCAACGAAGCTGAAGCTGCGGAATTGGAAACATCTTCATTGCAAGAGATATTTTTCTAGATTGACTAACAAAATG gcagaagaagaaatgagaaagCACCTTGTGCTGGCCAAACCTTTTTCGttggaagatgaaaaagattcTGAACACACTGCTTCGAATGTCATCCGCAAGATCCTCAGCCTCTTTAAGACCGTACGCCCAGGATCTGATCTCACCAATTTTCAG CTGCCACCTCAGCTGAACCTACCAAGATCACAACTCCAATGTTACGGCGAGATGGTCTACAGCTTCGTCGGTCAGGATCTGCTTGGGGAATGCAGCCGCCGTGATCTTCCCATTGAACGGCTCAAATCAGTGGTGACGTGGAACATCTCCACACTCCGTCCGGTGGTCTTTGGCATGTCTCCGTACAACTCCGTTCTCGGCGAGACTCACCACGTATCGAACGGTCACATCAACGTCATCGCCGAACAA GTAGTGCATCATCCTCCGGTTTCCGCTCTTCATGCGACTCACGAACAAGAAAATATCGACGTGACATGGTGTCAATATTTCACTCCTAAATTTCgtg GTACTCACGTGGACGTTGAGGTAAAGGGTAAAAGGGTAATGAAGCTTCTGAATCATATAGAGACTTATGAGATGGACCAACCGAGACTAATAATGAGATTCTTACCGGCGCCGGGAGCTTACTGGGCCggaaaagtgaaaataaagTGTCCGGAGACTGATCTCGAAGCTGAGTTACATTTGATCTCCGATTCATTCATTGAAAGATTCAGAGgcaacaacaacagatcaatAAAAGGAAAGATCTTTGAATCTTCCTCTGGTAATCAGCTCTACAACATTTTTGGCCATTGGGACAG AACGGTAATGGCGAAAAATATAAAGACTGGTGAGCTCGAGGTCATTTACAATGCCAAGGAGAATATCACAGGACTCAAACCTCCAACAGTCAAGAACCTGGAGGAGGTAACGGAGAGCGAGTCGACAATGGTGTGGAGTGAAGTAAGTGAAGGAATACTGAAGAAAGATTGGGAAAGAGCAAGAGAAGCTAAGATAGTTGTGGAGGAGAAGCAGAGAGCGTCtttaaaacagagagaggCTTCTGGTGAGTCATGGGTTCCCAAACATTTCTTAGTGGTCAAAGACGGTAAAGACTGGGATTGTTCACCGCTACAGCCTACGGTTCCTCCGGCGCCACTCGTCATCACATAG
- the ORP4B gene encoding OSBP(oxysterol binding protein)-related protein 4B (OSBP(oxysterol binding protein)-related protein 4B (ORP4B); FUNCTIONS IN: oxysterol binding; INVOLVED IN: steroid metabolic process; LOCATED IN: cellular_component unknown; CONTAINS InterPro DOMAIN/s: Oxysterol-binding protein (InterPro:IPR000648); BEST Arabidopsis thaliana protein match is: OSBP(oxysterol binding protein)-related protein 4A (TAIR:AT4G25860.1); Has 30201 Blast hits to 17322 proteins in 780 species: Archae - 12; Bacteria - 1396; Metazoa - 17338; Fungi - 3422; Plants - 5037; Viruses - 0; Other Eukaryotes - 2996 (source: NCBI BLink).), producing the protein MAEEEMRKHLVLAKPFSLEDEKDSEHTASNVIRKILSLFKTVRPGSDLTNFQLPPQLNLPRSQLQCYGEMVYSFVGQDLLGECSRRDLPIERLKSVVTWNISTLRPVVFGMSPYNSVLGETHHVSNGHINVIAEQVVHHPPVSALHATHEQENIDVTWCQYFTPKFRGTHVDVEVKGKRVMKLLNHIETYEMDQPRLIMRFLPAPGAYWAGKVKIKCPETDLEAELHLISDSFIERFRGNNNRSIKGKIFESSSGNQLYNIFGHWDRTVMAKNIKTGELEVIYNAKENITGLKPPTVKNLEEVTESESTMVWSEVSEGILKKDWERAREAKIVVEEKQRASLKQREASGESWVPKHFLVVKDGKDWDCSPLQPTVPPAPLVIT; encoded by the exons ATG gcagaagaagaaatgagaaagCACCTTGTGCTGGCCAAACCTTTTTCGttggaagatgaaaaagattcTGAACACACTGCTTCGAATGTCATCCGCAAGATCCTCAGCCTCTTTAAGACCGTACGCCCAGGATCTGATCTCACCAATTTTCAG CTGCCACCTCAGCTGAACCTACCAAGATCACAACTCCAATGTTACGGCGAGATGGTCTACAGCTTCGTCGGTCAGGATCTGCTTGGGGAATGCAGCCGCCGTGATCTTCCCATTGAACGGCTCAAATCAGTGGTGACGTGGAACATCTCCACACTCCGTCCGGTGGTCTTTGGCATGTCTCCGTACAACTCCGTTCTCGGCGAGACTCACCACGTATCGAACGGTCACATCAACGTCATCGCCGAACAA GTAGTGCATCATCCTCCGGTTTCCGCTCTTCATGCGACTCACGAACAAGAAAATATCGACGTGACATGGTGTCAATATTTCACTCCTAAATTTCgtg GTACTCACGTGGACGTTGAGGTAAAGGGTAAAAGGGTAATGAAGCTTCTGAATCATATAGAGACTTATGAGATGGACCAACCGAGACTAATAATGAGATTCTTACCGGCGCCGGGAGCTTACTGGGCCggaaaagtgaaaataaagTGTCCGGAGACTGATCTCGAAGCTGAGTTACATTTGATCTCCGATTCATTCATTGAAAGATTCAGAGgcaacaacaacagatcaatAAAAGGAAAGATCTTTGAATCTTCCTCTGGTAATCAGCTCTACAACATTTTTGGCCATTGGGACAG AACGGTAATGGCGAAAAATATAAAGACTGGTGAGCTCGAGGTCATTTACAATGCCAAGGAGAATATCACAGGACTCAAACCTCCAACAGTCAAGAACCTGGAGGAGGTAACGGAGAGCGAGTCGACAATGGTGTGGAGTGAAGTAAGTGAAGGAATACTGAAGAAAGATTGGGAAAGAGCAAGAGAAGCTAAGATAGTTGTGGAGGAGAAGCAGAGAGCGTCtttaaaacagagagaggCTTCTGGTGAGTCATGGGTTCCCAAACATTTCTTAGTGGTCAAAGACGGTAAAGACTGGGATTGTTCACCGCTACAGCCTACGGTTCCTCCGGCGCCACTCGTCATCACATAG
- the ORP4B gene encoding OSBP(oxysterol binding protein)-related protein 4B, translating into MAEEEMRKHLVLAKPFSLEDEKDSEHTASNVIRKILSLFKTVRPGSDLTNFQLPPQLNLPRSQLQCYGEMVYSFVGQDLLGECSRRDLPIERLKSVVTWNISTLRPVVFGMSPYNSVLGETHHVSNGHINVIAEQVVHHPPVSALHATHEQENIDVTWCQYFTPKFRGTHVDVEVKGKRVMKLLNHIETYEMDQPRLIMRFLPAPGAYWAGKVKIKCPETDLEAELHLISDSFIERFRGNNNRSIKGKIFESSSGNQLYNIFGHWDR; encoded by the exons ATG gcagaagaagaaatgagaaagCACCTTGTGCTGGCCAAACCTTTTTCGttggaagatgaaaaagattcTGAACACACTGCTTCGAATGTCATCCGCAAGATCCTCAGCCTCTTTAAGACCGTACGCCCAGGATCTGATCTCACCAATTTTCAG CTGCCACCTCAGCTGAACCTACCAAGATCACAACTCCAATGTTACGGCGAGATGGTCTACAGCTTCGTCGGTCAGGATCTGCTTGGGGAATGCAGCCGCCGTGATCTTCCCATTGAACGGCTCAAATCAGTGGTGACGTGGAACATCTCCACACTCCGTCCGGTGGTCTTTGGCATGTCTCCGTACAACTCCGTTCTCGGCGAGACTCACCACGTATCGAACGGTCACATCAACGTCATCGCCGAACAA GTAGTGCATCATCCTCCGGTTTCCGCTCTTCATGCGACTCACGAACAAGAAAATATCGACGTGACATGGTGTCAATATTTCACTCCTAAATTTCgtg GTACTCACGTGGACGTTGAGGTAAAGGGTAAAAGGGTAATGAAGCTTCTGAATCATATAGAGACTTATGAGATGGACCAACCGAGACTAATAATGAGATTCTTACCGGCGCCGGGAGCTTACTGGGCCggaaaagtgaaaataaagTGTCCGGAGACTGATCTCGAAGCTGAGTTACATTTGATCTCCGATTCATTCATTGAAAGATTCAGAGgcaacaacaacagatcaatAAAAGGAAAGATCTTTGAATCTTCCTCTGGTAATCAGCTCTACAACATTTTTGGCCATTGGGACAGGTAA
- the ORP4A gene encoding OSBP(oxysterol binding protein)-related protein 4A (OSBP(oxysterol binding protein)-related protein 4A (ORP4A); FUNCTIONS IN: oxysterol binding; INVOLVED IN: steroid metabolic process; LOCATED IN: cellular_component unknown; CONTAINS InterPro DOMAIN/s: Oxysterol-binding protein (InterPro:IPR000648); BEST Arabidopsis thaliana protein match is: OSBP(oxysterol binding protein)-related protein 4B (TAIR:AT4G25850.1); Has 2166 Blast hits to 2165 proteins in 214 species: Archae - 0; Bacteria - 0; Metazoa - 1078; Fungi - 636; Plants - 233; Viruses - 0; Other Eukaryotes - 219 (source: NCBI BLink).) gives MAEEEKMRRQLVLAKPFSLEDEKDSELTASSVIRKILSLIKTVRPGSDLTNFQLPPQLILPRSRLQCYGEMIYSFGGQDLLGECSRRNIPIERLKSVVTWNISTLRPVVVGMSPYNPILGETHHVSNGYINVLTEQVMHHPPVSALHATHEQENIDVTWCQYFTPKFRGAYVDVEVNGKRIMKLLHHKETYEMDQPRLIMKFLPAPGAHWAGKVKIKCPETDLEAELHLISDSFIERFRGNNNRSIKGKIFESSSGNQLYNIFGHWDRTVMAKNLKTGGLEVIYNANENITGLKPPTVKNLQEVMESESTIVWSEVSEGILKKDWERAREAKILVEEKQREALKQREASGESWVPKHFSVVKDGKDWHCSPLQPTVPRAPLVITEK, from the exons ATG gcagaagaagagaaaatgagaagGCAACTTGTGCTGGCCAAACCTTTTTCTCTGGAAGATGAGAAAGATTCTGAGCTCACAGCTTCAAGTGTCATCCGCAAGATCCTCAGTCTCATTAAGACCGTACGTCCAGGATCTGATCTCACCAATTTTCAG CTGCCACCTCAGCTGATCCTACCAAGATCACGACTCCAATGTTATGGGGAGATGATCTACAGCTTCGGCGGTCAGGATCTACTGGGCGAATGCAGCCGCCGTAACATTCCCATCGAACGGCTCAAATCGGTGGTGACGTGGAACATCTCCACACTCCGTCCCGTGGTCGTTGGCATGTCTCCGTACAACCCCATTCTCGGCGAGACTCATCACGTCTCCAACGGCTACATCAACGTCCTCACCGAAcaa GTAATGCATCATCCTCCGGTGTCCGCACTTCATGCGACTCACGAACAAGAAAATATCGACGTCACATGGTGTCAATATTTCACTCCCAAATTTCGTg GTGCGTACGTGGATGTTGAGGTAAATGGTAAAAGGATAATGAAGCTTCTGCATCATAAAGAGACTTATGAGATGGACCAACCGAGACTAATTATGAAATTCTTACCGGCGCCGGGAGCTCATTGGGCCGGAAAAGTCAAGATAAAGTGTCCTGAGACTGATCTCGAAGCTGAGTTACATTTGATCTCCGACTCATTCATTGAAAGATTCAGAGgcaacaacaacagatcaatCAAAGGAAAGATCTTTGAATCTTCCTCTGGTAATCAGCTCTACAACATCTTTGGCCATTGGGACAG AACGGTAATGGCAAAAAATCTGAAGACTGGTGGGCTCGAGGTTATCTACAATGCCAATGAGAATATCACAGGACTCAAACCTCCAACTGTCAAGAATCTGCAGGAGGTAATGGAGAGCGAGTCGACAATAGTGTGGAGTGAAGTAAGTGAAGGAATACTGAAGAAAGATTGGGAAAGAGCAAGAGAAGCTAAGATACTTGTGGaggagaagcagagagagGCTCTGAAACAGAGAGAGGCTTCTGGTGAGTCATGGGTTCCCAAACATTTCTCAGTAGTCAAAGACGGTAAAGACTGGCACTGCTCACCGCTACAGCCCACGGTTCCTCGGGCTCCACTCGTCATCACAGAGAAATAA
- the ORP4A gene encoding OSBP(oxysterol binding protein)-related protein 4A, with the protein MRRQLVLAKPFSLEDEKDSELTASSVIRKILSLIKTVRPGSDLTNFQLPPQLILPRSRLQCYGEMIYSFGGQDLLGECSRRNIPIERLKSVVTWNISTLRPVVVGMSPYNPILGETHHVSNGYINVLTEQVMHHPPVSALHATHEQENIDVTWCQYFTPKFRGAYVDVEVNGKRIMKLLHHKETYEMDQPRLIMKFLPAPGAHWAGKVKIKCPETDLEAELHLISDSFIERFRGNNNRSIKGKIFESSSGNQLYNIFGHWDRTVMAKNLKTGGLEVIYNANENITGLKPPTVKNLQEVMESESTIVWSEVSEGILKKDWERAREAKILVEEKQREALKQREASGESWVPKHFSVVKDGKDWHCSPLQPTVPRAPLVITEK; encoded by the exons atgagaagGCAACTTGTGCTGGCCAAACCTTTTTCTCTGGAAGATGAGAAAGATTCTGAGCTCACAGCTTCAAGTGTCATCCGCAAGATCCTCAGTCTCATTAAGACCGTACGTCCAGGATCTGATCTCACCAATTTTCAG CTGCCACCTCAGCTGATCCTACCAAGATCACGACTCCAATGTTATGGGGAGATGATCTACAGCTTCGGCGGTCAGGATCTACTGGGCGAATGCAGCCGCCGTAACATTCCCATCGAACGGCTCAAATCGGTGGTGACGTGGAACATCTCCACACTCCGTCCCGTGGTCGTTGGCATGTCTCCGTACAACCCCATTCTCGGCGAGACTCATCACGTCTCCAACGGCTACATCAACGTCCTCACCGAAcaa GTAATGCATCATCCTCCGGTGTCCGCACTTCATGCGACTCACGAACAAGAAAATATCGACGTCACATGGTGTCAATATTTCACTCCCAAATTTCGTg GTGCGTACGTGGATGTTGAGGTAAATGGTAAAAGGATAATGAAGCTTCTGCATCATAAAGAGACTTATGAGATGGACCAACCGAGACTAATTATGAAATTCTTACCGGCGCCGGGAGCTCATTGGGCCGGAAAAGTCAAGATAAAGTGTCCTGAGACTGATCTCGAAGCTGAGTTACATTTGATCTCCGACTCATTCATTGAAAGATTCAGAGgcaacaacaacagatcaatCAAAGGAAAGATCTTTGAATCTTCCTCTGGTAATCAGCTCTACAACATCTTTGGCCATTGGGACAG AACGGTAATGGCAAAAAATCTGAAGACTGGTGGGCTCGAGGTTATCTACAATGCCAATGAGAATATCACAGGACTCAAACCTCCAACTGTCAAGAATCTGCAGGAGGTAATGGAGAGCGAGTCGACAATAGTGTGGAGTGAAGTAAGTGAAGGAATACTGAAGAAAGATTGGGAAAGAGCAAGAGAAGCTAAGATACTTGTGGaggagaagcagagagagGCTCTGAAACAGAGAGAGGCTTCTGGTGAGTCATGGGTTCCCAAACATTTCTCAGTAGTCAAAGACGGTAAAGACTGGCACTGCTCACCGCTACAGCCCACGGTTCCTCGGGCTCCACTCGTCATCACAGAGAAATAA
- a CDS encoding Core-2/I-branching beta-1,6-N-acetylglucosaminyltransferase family protein (Core-2/I-branching beta-1,6-N-acetylglucosaminyltransferase family protein; CONTAINS InterPro DOMAIN/s: Core-2/I-Branching enzyme (InterPro:IPR021141); BEST Arabidopsis thaliana protein match is: Core-2/I-branching beta-1,6-N-acetylglucosaminyltransferase family protein (TAIR:AT5G57270.3); Has 586 Blast hits to 584 proteins in 20 species: Archae - 0; Bacteria - 4; Metazoa - 0; Fungi - 0; Plants - 555; Viruses - 0; Other Eukaryotes - 27 (source: NCBI BLink).), giving the protein MGETQKILQGPRHHTSLKKPLWVVLTVSVTSMLLICTHMYPKHGKSSSCHGLYSTRGCEDALSKWLPVHVRKFTDEEIAARAVVRDILRTPPFITNNSKIAFLFLTPGTLPFEKLWDEFFKGHEGKFSIYIHPSKERPVHISRHFSDREIHSDEVTWGRISMVDAEKRLLVSALEDPDNQHFVLVSESCIPLHTFDYTYRYLLYSNVSFIESFVDPGPHGTGRHMEHMLPEIAKEDFRKGAQWFTMKRQHAIIVMADGLYYSKFREYCGPGIEADKNCIADEHYLPTFFNMIDPMGISNWSVTFVDWSERRWHPKTYGGNEISLEFMKNVTSEDMSVHVTSVGKHGDELHWPCTWNGIKRPCYLFARKFHPDTLDTLVNLFPNYTNTAV; this is encoded by the exons ATGGGTGAGACGCAGAAGATTTTGCAAGGGCCACGTCACCACACATCTCTGAAGAAGCCCTTATGGGTTGTTTTGACAGTCTCAGTGACCAGCATGCTTCTAATCTGTACTCACATGTATCCAAAACATGGCAAGAGCTCCTCGTGTCACGGCCTCTATAGCACCAGAGGCTGTGAGGATGCTCTCTCTAAGTGGCTACCTGTTCATGTCAGGAAATTCACTGATGAGGAGATAGCAGCTCGAGCAGTGGTTAGAGACATACTAAGAACGCCTCCCTTCATAACCAATAACTCCAAAATcgctttcttgttcttgactCCCGGTACTTTGCCATTTGAGAAGCTCTGGGATGAATTTTTCAAG GGTCATGAAGGGAAATTCTCGATATATATCCACCCGTCAAAGGAACGACCAGTTCACATCAGCCGTCACTTTTCTGATCGAGAGATTCACAGTGATGAGGTTACTTGGGGAAGGATTTCTATGGTTGATGCTGAGAAGCGGTTACTGGTTAGCGCTCTTGAAGATCCTGACAACCAAcactttgttcttgtttcagAGAG TTGTATTCCGTTGCATACTTTTGACTACACTTATAGATATTTGTTGTACTCCAACGTTAGCTTCATTGAGAG TTTTGTGGATCCGGGTCCACATGGAACCGGTAGACATATGGAACACATGTTACCAGAAATCGCCAAGGAAGATTTTAGAAAGGGTGCTCAG TGGTTCACAATGAAGCGACAACACGCGATTATAGTGATGGCCGATGGTCTTTACTACTCAAAATTCCGCGAGTATTGTGGA CCTGGAATAGAGGCCGACAAGAACTGCATTGCCGATGAACATTACTTGCCAACATTCTTCAAT ATGATTGATCCCATGGGGATCTCAAATTGGTCAGTGACGTTTGTTGATTGGTCTGAACGAAGGTGGCATCCAAAGACATACGGAGGAAACGAGATTTCATTAgaatttatgaaaaatgtCACA TCCGAGGACATGAGTGTACATGTCACCAGTGTGGGGAAG CATGGAGATGAGCTGCATTGGCCTTGTACATGGAACGGGATTAAACGGCCTTGCTATCTATTTGCAAGAAAGTTCCATCCTGATACTCTCGACACATTGGTCAACCTCTTCCCAAACTACACAAACACAGCTGTCTGA